The following is a genomic window from Butyricimonas faecihominis.
TACATTTTTGGTCTTGTGAAGATATTGCTTGTAGTCAAGAAAATGTAGAACTTCTTGACCTTTACCAAAGGTATCATTTGAAAGGTTTGGAAGTGATTGGTGTTTTTGTCGGAAATGATAAACAAAAATGGATGAAGACATTGATTGAAGACGGAATGATTTGGATACATGGATTTGATGAAAATCATCGGGTGGCAGATCTTTATCATGTGAAAAAATTACCGACTATAATTTTGTTAGATGCAGAAAATCAAATTATAGCAAAAAATCTATTCGGTAAAGATTTACAGAGAAAAATAGGTGAATTCTTGAAGAAAAGTAAGTAGAAAGTTGTCCAATAGGTCTTAGGTTCAAGTTTCCGTTCATAAAGATGAGGATTTCCTGAATAAGTTTTTAGGTTAGAAAGGGATATCTATTAAATAGGGATAGTTGCGAAATGGCTTTATATATTGCAATCAATTGATTAATAGTGTGATAATGTTTTTGTATCTTAGCTAAAGGAAATAAAAATTCCTCCAAACACCGTAGAAAAGTGAATTTCGGAGTAAGCACTCGAAGAACTACAGGGTAGTATCCAAAATTTTGTGTAAATGATAACTCGGGTATATCATATTCGAGTTATTATTTACACAATTTTATGGATGGTGTCATTAAATCAGGTCTCCTGTTATGTATGTTTTAGAAATTAACCCCAAACCCGATCGTGTACGGGTGGATTTCGGGGGCTTTGTTCTTTTCCATCATGTTTGTGATGGTGTAACTTCCCCATAATGCCAGTTTGTAATACCCGACACGAACCACGGCATCCGCTTTTACCGGGTTCATGCTATAATTACCGGAATTTTTCATGCGACGGGTATCACCGTTTTCATTCTTGTAAACGACTTTTGTTTTGGTATGTAATCTTAAACCGCCCATCACTCCGGCTGCCACGTAGGCACGTTGGTATTTCTTGGCTGGGAATTGCCATTCGAAGATAAGAGGTACGGTCAGGTAAAGGTTCTTGAAAGAACTCTTTTTGACATTTTCTACTTCCATCGGGTAGATTTGCCCGCCGTCACCACGTTTAATACTATTTTTGTTAGCAAAGCGGAAACGTTGATACTCTAATCCCAAACCGGTAACTAAACCGATGTTGTTTAGCTTGTTGAGGCGCATGCTATACTGGAACATGTTAAATTGCATGACGAGCGAATTTTTACGTTCCAAATCTAAATAGTCTCCGGCTCCATCCAGTTGTTCGTTACTGACAGAGAAATCGGCAAAGCCTAGGTTGAAACCGCTCCAGTGTCCCCGGAAACGCGGATTTTGGCTGCGTTGATATACCCTACTATGGAGAGGGTTACTTAACACTTGCGTTTTCCAAACTTCTCCTTTTTCTCGTTTTTCCTGAAGATGTACGTTCTTTATGGTATCGGCTTGATTCGTTTTTTCTGCCTGAGAAAAAAAGGAAAAGCTGCATAATAAGGTCAAGGTGATAATAATACTTTTCATGATATTATATTGTAAGCTGTTTATTTACGCGTGTTTTGATCAAATTTGACCGAGTTGAAAAACTTGTCTCTCTGGCTTTCGAGTTCTTCCAAGTCTTCAGTTTTCCCGCCTATCGTGAGTTGGTACATGCAATTGTCCCGGAAGATAAATCGTTTGAAATACGTCATTTCTTCCTCGTCTTTCATGATGGTGTATGATATTTCCCGGATGTCCATGTCCACGTCGGGAATCCTTTTCTCCCCGGTGAGTTTTGCCGTGGGCATGGAGACAGATTCTTTTTTCATGGATATGTATAGCTGGTTGATCGTGTACTCGTCCAGCACGCCTTTCTCTTTGGTGAGCTGGGTACAAACGGCTCCGAACACGCAGGTAATATTTTTGGTCTGGAATATCCATGACCGCATGTTATTTACCTCTTTCTTAAAGCGTTCTCCGCGACTGGGGAACGAGAACGAGATGTAGTTATCCCCGTTTATTCTCACCCAACCGTCTTTTTCCGGAGCCAGACAGAGGATCCCGATAAGTATAATTTTAAGTATCGACATATCCATTCTCTTTATTTCGTGAGTTAAAGATAGAAATTATTATTTTTGTGGCAAAACTTATTTAATTGAAGATGATTGTCGGAGGAAAAGATGTAGGAGATCGGCCGTTGATTCTGGCCCCGATGGAAGAGGTTACCAATCCCCCTTTCCGGAAATTCTGTAAACGCTACGGGGCCGACTGGCTCTATTCGGAGTTTGTGTCGGCGGATGCGTTGGTGCGTTCTATTAACAAGACGGTTAAGAAGTTGACGATAGAAGAGAATGAACGTCCGGTGACGATACAAATTTACGGGCGGTTTATTGATTCCATGGTCGAGGCGGCAAAAATAGTTGAAGAGGTTCAGCCCGATTTTATAGATATAAATTTTGGTTGTCCGGTGAAACGGGTGGCCGCGAAAGGGGCAGGGGCAGGAATGCTCCGGGATGTTCCTTTAATGGTGGAGATGGCTAAACAGATCGTGCAGGCGGTGAAGATTCCGGTGACGGCAAAGACCCGTTTGGGATGGGATTGCGAGAATATTATCATTGATGACGTGGCGGAACGCTTGCAGGATGTCGGGATCAGTGCGTTGGCTATTCACGGGCGGACCCGTTCGCAAATGTATAAAGGAGAAGCGGATTGGGAACCGATTGCCCGGGTAAAACAAAATCCTCGTATTAAGATCCCGATTATCGGGAACGGGGATATAGATTCACCACAGAAGGTGAAAGAGGCTTTTGAACGTTATGGTGTTGACGGGGTGATGATCGGGCGTGCCACGATCGGGAAACCTTGGATTTTCGAGCAAATCAAGCATTATTTGGCCACGGGAGAGATATTACCGGAATTGTCGGTTCCGGCCCAGATAGAGATCATCAAGGAACAGATTCTGTTGTCCATGGAATGGTTGGATGAGGTGAGAGGTTTGTTTCACATGCGGCGACACATGGCCTGTATGTTTAAAGGCTTGCCTCATTTCCGGGACTTGCGGATTCAAATGTTACAAGCTCCTACTATTGAAGAGTTGTGGGGGGTGTTTGATCAGATTGCAGAACGCTATGGTTCGATGGATCCCGAAGATCTAGTGGAGGAGGATCTGAATAGTTAGAGGGGGTAGTTGTTTCAAATAGACTTGTCAGACAGTCCCCCAATAGAATAAGGTCCATAAAGTTTTAGTATTTTGTACGTTATAAACTTTATGAACCTTGTAACTTTATAAACTGATATACAGAAGTGCTGCAACAAGCGATCCCGCTAATGGTCCGACGATGGGAATCCACGCGTAATCCCAGCCACTATTGCCTTTGCCCGGAATGGGTAGGATGGCATGCATGATTCTCGGTCCGAGGTCCCGGGCGGGATTGATGGCGTAGCCGGTGACTCCCCCTAGGGAAAGACCGATGACCCAAACAATGAACGATACGGGAATGGCCCCGATAGAACCGAGCCCGATCGGGGTGGTTGAGTCCACGTCTGACATGAGTTCAGCCCCGGTAATGTAGAAGACTGAGAACATAAGCACGAAGGTGGCAATCAGCTCGCATCCGAAATTCACGATATTATGGCGAATTTCAGGAGCGGTGCAGAATACTCCCAGTTTGGCTCCGGTATCTTCCGTGGCTTTAAAATGATCGTAATAGATGATCCATACCAGAAAAGCCCCCAGTGCAGCACCTAGCATTTGGGCGATGATGTAAGGCCCCACGCTGGCCCACGGGAATTTCTCGGCGATGGCAAAACCTATCGTGATGGCAGGATTCAGATGTGCGCCGCTGTAAGGGCCGGCGATCACAACTCCTGTAAATACGGCGAGCGCCCAAGCCGTGGTGATGGTGATCCATCCGGCTTGGAATCCTTTGGTTTTCTTAAGCACGACGTTGGCTACTACGCCATCTCCCAAAAGGATCATGACCATTGTTCCAAGTAGCTCTGCGATAAAAGGTGACATGATGAGCTAAAAGTTTAAAGTTAAAAACTAAAAGTATTATTCTTCACCCAGTTCTTCCCATGCTCTTGCACGTTCGACGGCCTTATGCCACTTGTGGAGCATGGCGTTCACGTGTTCCTCTGTATCAATAGGGGTAAATTCCCGATCGATACTCCATTGTTGGCGTAATTCGTCCGTGTCCCGCCAGTAGCCGGTGGCCAGTCCGGCCAGATATGCGGCTCCCAGAGCTGTTGTTTCAAGAATCTTCGGACGGATCACGGTTTCTCGGCAAATGTCACTTTGGAATTGCATTAGGAAGTTATTGGCCACTGCTCCACCATCTACTCGCATCTCCGGAGAGGTTCGTTTCGTGTCATGTTCCATAGCTTTCAGAATGTCGTAGACTTGGAAAGCAATGCCTTCAAGGGTGGCCCGGGTAATGTGCGCGGGAGTTGTTCCTCTCGTGAGGCCCAGCATGGCTCCACGGGCGTATTGGTCCCAGTAAGGGGCTCCCATACCCGTGAGGGCAGGGACGAAGTAGACTCCGCCGTTATCCGGTACAGACGTCGCCAGCGTTTCACTTTGGCTTGCACTTTGGATCAAATTGATTCCATCACGTAGCCATTGTATGGCGGCACCTCCCACGAAAACGCTTCCTTCGAGGGCATAAGTAACGGAGTTCCCGATCTTCCAAGCAATCGTACTCAGCAAGTTGTTCTCGGAAGTGACCACCTCGTTTCCGGTGTTCATCACCATGAAACATCCTGTCCCATAGGTAGTTTTTGTCATACCCGGTTCAATACAGAGTTGACCGAATAGAGCCGCTTGTTGGTCTCCCGCGATTCCTGAAATTGGAATCTTCGTTGAGAATAAGGTTGTTGCGGTTTCTGAGTAAATTTCACTACTACTCTTTACTTCCGGTAACATGGATTCCGGGATGTTGAACAGATCAAGAAGTTCTTTATCCCATTTCTGGGTATGTATGTTGAAAAGCATGGTACGCGATGCGTTGCTGACATCGGTAACGTGTACTCGTCCGTGAGTGAATTTCCAGACTAGCCAGCTATCAACGGTTCCGAAACATAGTTTTCCTTTTTCGGCTCTTTCCCGTACTCCTTCGATATTGTCGAGAATCCATTTGATTTTGGTGGCGGAGAAATAGGCGTCAATGATCAAACCCGTTTTCTCCCGGATCATATCGGTATATCCGTTTTCTTGTAATTCCCGGCAAATATCGGCTGTACGTCGGTCTTGCCACACGATGGCACGATAAACGGGAAGGGACGTCTCCCGATCCCACACGATGGTGGTTTCACGTTGATTCGTGATCCCGATACAAGCAATGTCAAGTCCTGTAAGGTTTGCTTTGGCAACAGCCTCAGCCGCAACGGATGATTGCGAGTACCAGATCTCATTCGGATCATGTTCCACCCAAGCGGGATGAGGATAATGTTGTTCGATCGGTTTTTGAGCCATGGCAATAATATTGCCATCATGATTGAATAGCACGGCCCGGGAAGAGGTTGTTCCTTGGTCTAGTGCGAGTACATATTTTTCTGCTTTCATTTGATAGTTATTATAGTGTATAACTTGTGTTCGTTTATATTGTCACGCGTCAAATGGTTTGTTTCTAGCCCTCTCTTCACTCTTTTTGTCAACAAAAAGTTAGCCAAAATAATTCATTCAAACCTTAATCCAGTATACGGTTTACAAATAAAAATGTTTTTTATATAAATTCAAAAATAAGGGGGAGAGCATTTTTTCGTATCTTCGGGGGAATGAATTTTATATTAATATTGAAAGAAAATGAAGAAATGGAATACCTTTTACCTGTTGCTTGTCGTAGTATTAGCAATTGTAATTTTAAAAACATCGTGTATGGGAGATCAGAAACAAGATGAAACGACTTTGAAGTCAAAGGCTGTTTTGGAAAATATAGCTGAACGGAAAAGTGTTCGGAAGTATTTGAATAAGAGTGTGGAGGAAGATAAGATCGATGCCATGGTGAAAGCCGGTATGGCGGCTCCTTCCGGCATGGACAGACGTCCGTGGGAGTTTGTGGTCGTGACGGATCGGGAGGCTCTTGATTCGATGGCAGCGAAATTGCCTTATGCTAAAATGTTGACAAATGCCCCGTTGGCTATTGTTGTCTGTGGGGATACGACACGTTCTTCTTACTGGTATCTGGATTGCTCTGCGGCAACACAGAATGTATTGTTGGCCGCGGAGGCATTGGGACTTGGTGCCGTGTGGACGGCAGCTTATCCTTACGAGGATCGGATTGATGTTGTACGCCAGAATACGGGATTACCGGAAAATATCGTGCCTCTTTGCGTGATTCCGATAGGTTACCCGGATGGCCCACAGAAAGCGAAAGATAAGTTTGACCTGCAACGGGTGCATCGGAATAAATACTAATTGGGAGAGGTTATATCCACCCGCTTGTCTATGTCTGCCCCGGGGGTAAGCTAGGGATGGGCTAAGACAAGTACCAAGCATTTACATGGCATGAACATAGCAAGTACAATCTCCAGTGTTCTTGCTATGTTCATGCTATGAAGTTGTTGTCTTCTTGTCCCGGTCTATCGGTAGACAAGGGCTAGCTAATATCTTAGAAAAGTAACAAGCTGAAAGCCATCAGCGCCATACCTGCCACCAGTCCGTAAATGGATAGATGATGCGCCCCGTATTCTTTGGCGGTGGGCAAAAGTTCATCCAGTGAGATAAAAACCATGATGCCTGCCACGAGTGCGAATAGGACGCCTAGGATAACAGAATTGATTCCGATAAAAGTGTAGATGAGGAAGAACCCGATAATTGCTCCTAAGGGTTCCGATAAGCCGGAGAGGAAGGATAGCTTGAATGCTTTCTTACGACTTCCGGTAGCAAAGAAAATAGGAACAGATACGGCAATTCCTTCCGGGATATTGTGTATGGCGATGGCAAAGGCAATCGGGTAGGCAATTTCGGGGTTCGATAGCCCGGCAATGAATGTCGCTAATCCTTCCGGGAAATTGTGAATCCCGATAGCGAGAGCCGAGAATATTCCCATACGCATTAACTTCTTGTCATGCGGTTGCTTGGCTTCCATGCTTTCCACGGATTTCACCTCGTGCGGATTCTCATACGAGGGAATGAGTTTATCAATGATAGCAATCAGACCCATCCCTGAAAAGAATGAAATGGCCACGATAACATCGGCTATTTTCTCGGAGTAGTTTTCTCGCAAAGCCTCTTGGGCCGTGGGGAATATTTCCACGAATGAGACATAAATCATCACTCCTGCGCTGAATCCGAGGGAGAGGGACAGGAATTTCTTGTTAGTTTTTTTGGTGAGGAAGGCAATAGCACTCCCGATACCGGTTGATAATCCGGCGAATAAGGTGAGGGCAAAAGCAAGTAATACGTTATCCCAAGATAGTTCCATCGTTTATTTCGTGTAGACAAAAAAGCCAGAAAGGGTCTGTGGATCTTTTCTGACTTTCTGTGTTATTGTCTTCAGAGTTATTTCAGTGTTGATATAATACGGTGAAGACGTGTTAAAGTTTCTTCTTTTCCTAGAATTTCGATAATATCAAACATATGCGGGCCGTCGGCAGAACCGATAATAGCCAACCGGAAAGGATTCATGATTTTTCCGAATCCGATTTCTTTTCCGGAAACCCACTCTTTCACGGCCTCTTCCGTGTTTGGAGAGGTGAAATCGGCCACTTTTTCCAGTACCTCAATCAACTCCTGCATAAGTACCGGAGTTTCTTCTTTCCAGCTTTTCTTCACGCCTTTCTCATCGTAAGCCTGAGGGGCATGGTAGAAGTACTGGGATGAGTTGTAGATGTCCGCGACAAAATTGGCTCTTTCTTTCAAAAGACGGCAAATCTTTTCCAATTTCGCCATGTCATAGGAAATCCCGTCCTTTACTAGGAATTCGTTTAACTGAACGGCCAGTTCCGCGTCACTTTTTTGTACGAGATATTTGTGATTAAACCATTTAGCCTTGTCCGGATTAAAGCGAGCCCCGGATTTATTCACGCGTTCCAGCGAGAATTGATCGCACAATTCCTGTAACGTGAAGATTTCTTGCTCTGTTCCGGGATTCCATCCCAGTAGAGCCAGCATGTTGATAAAGGCTTCCGGCAGGTAACCGTCTTCTTTATACCCGTGCCATTTTTCTCCTGTTTCGGGATCGGTAAATTCCATCGGGAATACCGGGAATCCCATTTTATTTCCGTCACGTTTGCTTAACTTTCCGTTACCCACGGGTTTCAGAATTAGCGGCAAGTGAGCGAACTCCGGCATGGTATCTTCCCAACCGAAAGCGCGGTATAATAACACGTGTAGCGGGAGAGAGGGTAACCATTCTTCTCCGCGGATCACGTGGGATATTTTCATCAAGTGGTCGTCAACGATGTTTGCCAGATGATAGGTAGGCATCCCGTCGGCCTTGAATAAAACTTTATCATCAAGTAACGAGGTGTTGAAATGTACTTCACCCCGGATAATGTCTTGTAAATAGAGATCCTCGTTTTCAGGCATTTTGAAACGAATCACGTAGTTTGCCCCGCTATCCAACAATGTCTTCACTTCTTCGGTACTCATGGTTAGCGAGTTCTTCATGTTCTTCCGGCTGATGGCGTTGTACATGAATGTTTCGCCTTTTGACTCGCAGGCTGCCCGTTGTGCGTTAAGTTCTTCCGCGGTGTCAAAAGAATAGTAAGCATTCCCTGATTCCACGAGCTGTAGGGCGTATTGTTTGTAAAGCGGTTTCCGCTCGCTTTGACGATAGGGGCCGTATTCACCTCCCACGCCGACACCTTCATCGACGGTGAGGCCGCACCATTTTAATGATTCGATAATATATTCTTCGGCACCCGGCACGTAGCGGGTTTGATCCGTGTCTTCAATTCGTAATAAAAAATCTCCCCCGTGATGACGGGCAAATAAATAATTGAAAAGAGCTGTTCTCACACCTCCTAGATGGAGGGCTCCGGTAGGACTGGGAGCAAATCTTACTCGTACTTTTCTATCCATTGTTTATTGATTTTGAATATTATGCCTGTTCGTTTGTTTTCTGATTTTCGTCGAAATCGGAATCCTCGTCTGCAGAAGGTTCCGTGTCTTTCGCTGTTTTTTCCTGTTCCAGTAATTGATGCAACAGGTCTTTGGCATATTTAATGGCATAACGTTCCGCCTCACTTTTGGAGTTTATGCCACTCTTGATTTGTTCCGCGTAACTGAACGGGCTGTCCGGCCCTTCGGTAAGAAGGTACAGGGTAAAATTACTATGCCGATCCCGACTTTTACTAGTCAGTCCAAACCACATTTCAATCGTGCGATCTTCCAAGTATATGTTGCGCTTGAACTTATACATTACCTTCTATTTTTAGGCGGGTTTTTGAAATTCAGAATACCAACGGCTACGGCTAGAGAAGCCATGGCTCCCACGTTTACATATACCGCCGTGCGGTCTCCACCATGATACATGCTGAGTACGCTGGAAATCATGATCAAGAACGCGGCTAAAATTAATAAGTATCTGGCTATTCGCATACTGGTGATGAATAATTGTGTTCAATTGAGTTTTTAACCGGGTTGGCATAAATTTCAAGGAAGATATTATTCAAGATAGAACGATTACCTTCTAATTTTTCCAATTTTTCAGCCATGACACGGATAAAGTTTTCTTTTTCCTCGTCATTGTATTTGGACGCGAATTTATTCGTGCTGTGAAGTAAATCGTAGGCGATATAGTTATTCGGCCACAATTTGAAGTTCCCTTGGATGCGAGCATCCATGAATGCGGCTAGTTCCGCAATCCGGTCTCCGTTGTTGGCTTGCTCGTCGATCTCGATTAGTTCATGATCGATGGGAGGGGTG
Proteins encoded in this region:
- the glpK gene encoding glycerol kinase GlpK — protein: MKAEKYVLALDQGTTSSRAVLFNHDGNIIAMAQKPIEQHYPHPAWVEHDPNEIWYSQSSVAAEAVAKANLTGLDIACIGITNQRETTIVWDRETSLPVYRAIVWQDRRTADICRELQENGYTDMIREKTGLIIDAYFSATKIKWILDNIEGVRERAEKGKLCFGTVDSWLVWKFTHGRVHVTDVSNASRTMLFNIHTQKWDKELLDLFNIPESMLPEVKSSSEIYSETATTLFSTKIPISGIAGDQQAALFGQLCIEPGMTKTTYGTGCFMVMNTGNEVVTSENNLLSTIAWKIGNSVTYALEGSVFVGGAAIQWLRDGINLIQSASQSETLATSVPDNGGVYFVPALTGMGAPYWDQYARGAMLGLTRGTTPAHITRATLEGIAFQVYDILKAMEHDTKRTSPEMRVDGGAVANNFLMQFQSDICRETVIRPKILETTALGAAYLAGLATGYWRDTDELRQQWSIDREFTPIDTEEHVNAMLHKWHKAVERARAWEELGEE
- a CDS encoding nitroreductase family protein; the protein is MKKWNTFYLLLVVVLAIVILKTSCMGDQKQDETTLKSKAVLENIAERKSVRKYLNKSVEEDKIDAMVKAGMAAPSGMDRRPWEFVVVTDREALDSMAAKLPYAKMLTNAPLAIVVCGDTTRSSYWYLDCSAATQNVLLAAEALGLGAVWTAAYPYEDRIDVVRQNTGLPENIVPLCVIPIGYPDGPQKAKDKFDLQRVHRNKY
- a CDS encoding MIP/aquaporin family protein; this encodes MSPFIAELLGTMVMILLGDGVVANVVLKKTKGFQAGWITITTAWALAVFTGVVIAGPYSGAHLNPAITIGFAIAEKFPWASVGPYIIAQMLGAALGAFLVWIIYYDHFKATEDTGAKLGVFCTAPEIRHNIVNFGCELIATFVLMFSVFYITGAELMSDVDSTTPIGLGSIGAIPVSFIVWVIGLSLGGVTGYAINPARDLGPRIMHAILPIPGKGNSGWDYAWIPIVGPLAGSLVAALLYISL
- the zupT gene encoding zinc transporter ZupT — encoded protein: MELSWDNVLLAFALTLFAGLSTGIGSAIAFLTKKTNKKFLSLSLGFSAGVMIYVSFVEIFPTAQEALRENYSEKIADVIVAISFFSGMGLIAIIDKLIPSYENPHEVKSVESMEAKQPHDKKLMRMGIFSALAIGIHNFPEGLATFIAGLSNPEIAYPIAFAIAIHNIPEGIAVSVPIFFATGSRKKAFKLSFLSGLSEPLGAIIGFFLIYTFIGINSVILGVLFALVAGIMVFISLDELLPTAKEYGAHHLSIYGLVAGMALMAFSLLLF
- the dusB gene encoding tRNA dihydrouridine synthase DusB, producing MIVGGKDVGDRPLILAPMEEVTNPPFRKFCKRYGADWLYSEFVSADALVRSINKTVKKLTIEENERPVTIQIYGRFIDSMVEAAKIVEEVQPDFIDINFGCPVKRVAAKGAGAGMLRDVPLMVEMAKQIVQAVKIPVTAKTRLGWDCENIIIDDVAERLQDVGISALAIHGRTRSQMYKGEADWEPIARVKQNPRIKIPIIGNGDIDSPQKVKEAFERYGVDGVMIGRATIGKPWIFEQIKHYLATGEILPELSVPAQIEIIKEQILLSMEWLDEVRGLFHMRRHMACMFKGLPHFRDLRIQMLQAPTIEELWGVFDQIAERYGSMDPEDLVEEDLNS
- the gltX gene encoding glutamate--tRNA ligase translates to MDRKVRVRFAPSPTGALHLGGVRTALFNYLFARHHGGDFLLRIEDTDQTRYVPGAEEYIIESLKWCGLTVDEGVGVGGEYGPYRQSERKPLYKQYALQLVESGNAYYSFDTAEELNAQRAACESKGETFMYNAISRKNMKNSLTMSTEEVKTLLDSGANYVIRFKMPENEDLYLQDIIRGEVHFNTSLLDDKVLFKADGMPTYHLANIVDDHLMKISHVIRGEEWLPSLPLHVLLYRAFGWEDTMPEFAHLPLILKPVGNGKLSKRDGNKMGFPVFPMEFTDPETGEKWHGYKEDGYLPEAFINMLALLGWNPGTEQEIFTLQELCDQFSLERVNKSGARFNPDKAKWFNHKYLVQKSDAELAVQLNEFLVKDGISYDMAKLEKICRLLKERANFVADIYNSSQYFYHAPQAYDEKGVKKSWKEETPVLMQELIEVLEKVADFTSPNTEEAVKEWVSGKEIGFGKIMNPFRLAIIGSADGPHMFDIIEILGKEETLTRLHRIISTLK
- a CDS encoding outer membrane beta-barrel protein; this encodes MKSIIITLTLLCSFSFFSQAEKTNQADTIKNVHLQEKREKGEVWKTQVLSNPLHSRVYQRSQNPRFRGHWSGFNLGFADFSVSNEQLDGAGDYLDLERKNSLVMQFNMFQYSMRLNKLNNIGLVTGLGLEYQRFRFANKNSIKRGDGGQIYPMEVENVKKSSFKNLYLTVPLIFEWQFPAKKYQRAYVAAGVMGGLRLHTKTKVVYKNENGDTRRMKNSGNYSMNPVKADAVVRVGYYKLALWGSYTITNMMEKNKAPEIHPYTIGFGVNF